TTCTTACTCATGTTTAGTTGCTTTGACAACAATTGACACAATCAAGaaggtaaaaataataataatcaaaggatatatgcattttttaagTAAGCATGAAACATGCTTATCTATATCAACcactatatcatgcaattttcaatttgtgaacATATATTTAGTGTAATCAAATCACTACACTGCTCTTAGtgtctttctattttgtatataaaataactaaagattacaattttttacaatgaaatttattgaaatttgtttttatacaTCAATAGTTGGAGGATCTGAATCATGAACTCTATTGGAAATTGAGATGTCaaccaattaagttacaagattCTTGGTAAacttattgaaatattggagaaaactaataataagttataCCGCACATCATGTGGGAATTCACTAGTGTATTATAATATCTCATGACATGTTATGAAGAAACTTATTATAATATCTCATAACATATTATGAAGAAACTTAAGGATGTTTATGAGGCACCAAGACATAACAGCCTTCTAATACCTTCTACAAAAAAAAGCAATAGATGGGGAGATGATCTGCATAAAATATAAGGTATATCACCCTTAAATCTCCATTTTATCATTCTAATCTTTGCTTGTCAACTTAATTATTTCCACCAGGTAACTTTTATAGCACTATATCTTATGCATTCCCAAGTTTCAACACAAGGGAATTGGCCTAATTTGGAATGGAGCCAACATAGCTACTTTCCCCCAACTCAACTAGAGTGAGCTTACACTAAATTGAAATTAGATCATCCAATCTTACAAGATTAAGCTTCCAAAACCCAATCTTTCTCATGTAGCACACTAGGCAACTTTGCATTTTTGTTGCTAGTAGTATCAGATTCATATACTACTCTAAATCTATATTCCCAATAAAGCACTCCATTTGATCACCACCAATCATTTTAGTGGAAGATGTTTCTGCCATATCTTGCAGCATATTTCAAGAAAGGTCAATGCCAAATCTCTAAGTTTTACCAGCCAACTCAATACAATTTGAGgtctaattcaaaatttttaaattaatatttttatatttaaatcacttaaataatattcaatttaatattgtaaaattttttaatttgaactttattattattagttataCTAAGACTAATTCACTTAATAATGATTAGGTTGAATTTCAATTcctttatttggaaaaatgaatTATTACAATCTGATGTGATAATTAATGTAATTAGAGACTAATTCatttaaattcttttatatGCTATAATGCTTGTTTTGTATTTAGAGACTCTAACTTTGTAGCTCATTCCCTAATCCAATGGGCTTATTTTTGGAACAGGTTTGGGACTCCACGCTTCTCTGTAGTTTTTTGAGTTTGTAGAGGGAGGAGTTGGTTGAGTCCCATCCCTTCCTtgtggttttgtttgttttatgttgtttgtgtttttcctttctcaatTAATGTAATAtcttattcaacaaaaataaataaataaataaaatcataaataagtATTTGAATTATTTCATATGATAGGTGACACGTCAATTTGTAAAACCGATATAATAAAATCGGTATCTCTAACATCACTCAATATTTTGGACCATTTTAAGagtagagaaaaaatatatatatacaacccATATTGGGGAAAAAATCACTTATTGCAGCCTGCATTTCGAGGCCCTAGGCAATAGCTAAGTGGTCTAGACCTAGGGTTTGGCCTTGAAGTTTTAAAAGTTTCCTCCAACGCCATTTACTGTTTTAAGGTATTTGTaccatttattaattaaataaaaaaagtctttccttctttcAAAAGATTATTTATTCAAGCCACTCAAAGAAAACCTATATGCGAATTCtagttatattttattatagcATGCATTtagataagaataaaaaattaaaattattttactattcagcttatttttgctactatttatgaacccactgtactttttggtactattcatgggtcgcactgtactatttcaactaacttttacttttatctacagtactttcagcaataagttttcagctttagcaaaataaacgatATCCACCTTCCTTTTTAACCTTTTTAGGTGTGCATACATTCCAAGTTAGTTTCTCACCAAGAGTAAACTATCTTTACTCTTCCATAAAAACTTCTAAGTTTCTATTCAAAGTGTCTAACAACAACCAAATTAAGGAGCAATAACAAGAAAACTTCACTCTTCAGTGAAGTTGCACAAAGTCCAAATAGATTCTTGAACTCCTCAATCACTTTCTAAATCAAGCTTATGGATGGCAATTCAGCACTGGGTACACCATCAGGTCattaacaaaacaaagataAGTGAACTTTAGACTTTTAGGGTGAAACTTGAAGTCTTTAACATTCTGCACCATCAACCTGGAAAACACCTCAAATGCCACTTCAAACCTGTACAGGAATAAGGGATCACTTGGTTTAAAGTAGCCTACAAAGCTGCCATTGAAAGTCACTGGGATTTGGGAAGTAGCTTATACACTCCCTAACCTATGAAACAAACTTGAGAGAAACTCCAACGACAATCAAACGCACAATCAACTGAGTTATAGACTTTCATGAGATACACTTTGATGATGCAACAGTGCAAATTCCTTTCTCTATTTAACAACTTCTTGTACCAGCAGGACATATTTTGCTACgtggaacaaaacaaaattgactATGACTAATGATAGATTCAAACTAAGCTTCCACCAATTAGACAAAATCTtagtaatatatttatttatgtacaaTGTTGCAACATTGGCTTATATAATTCAGCAACCGCCATGATTTGAACCCCATGTTAGAGCATGTCCAATTAACCAACAGACAAATATCATTTCTTTGTAAGCATACAGATAGAGCGAACAAGGTACTTAGGATGGTTGAAGCCTTGAAGGGGCCTGCATGTTGGATAATTTCCATGTTAAAGTACATTTTATTTCCAAACTGTCCTAGGCTGTGtaataataaaatgttgaatCATGTTCTTAAGGTTTAGTCGTGCATACATCTCATTGTAACATGCAATGACAATAGACCAAGAGTTCAAAACACAATCCGTATTTGAGTGTAATTTGCCAACACCAATTTCCCTTCCAGAGGTCTAGACTCCAAAGCACACATTGATCCCTTGCACTCGCAATTATTTCTGATAGAAATGGGGTACAACAGTACTAGTTTGACTAAAAACATGCGACGGGATCAGAAACATGATGAGTAGTACCTACACTTTGCAATGAGGCCAAAATATGGTGAAGAAACAGGgttttattttctctaatttCATTCAACTCATCTTGATTGATACAAAAATTCTGGATGTCTTATGAATACCTATactattaatatttcaaaatagaCCACACGAAGATATACCATGCTTTTTATTTTCGGGGTCAAAATTGATACAAATTAAGCTAATTACAACTAAGACCAAGAACAATGGGAAACATGGGATAGTTTCATGGTTGAGCAATCCCCTTTTTCACAAGCATGTCATAAACCCTGTCAATTTTGCTTGTTTCAAGCTTGAACAAGCGATGGGCATCGGCTTTCTTAGAGACATTTCCATTGATAATTTCAATTGACATAACCTCTTGCATGTTGAGATAAAGAGCTGGGGGTAGCCGAATCTCACTGCAGAGTCGTTTCTCCTGTAAACACATAGAAGCAGACTGCTTAAGTTATTGGTTCAATAAAAATGCACAGATATACAGTGCACAGAAAACTTTAGGCTCAAACTGTTATTTGTGTCATAGTTTAATGAGCCCAGACAAGTTTTCAGCCTATCAACGTTATGGATATTTAGTAGCAAGTGGTACTTTTTTCTAGGAATATGGTAAACAAACTGGATACCCTCATGCTTCTTTGTGGATTAAGAATTAGAAGATTGAGATGGCACACTTACACTTTCAGACAATAAATCTGCCCCATGAAGGCCTGTTATCTCCAAATCATTCATGGAGCTTGAAGTTGCCTGTACCGCTGGTCGTGAATTCGACTCCTTGCCACCAGAATCTGAAGCCATGAATGGATTTGGACCAGCCTGACTGCTTGGACCAACTTGAGCACTTTCCTTTGCTCTACGAGCACTTTCTTCAgcttcccttttccttttctgttCAAGGTATCTATCAGCCTCAGCTGCAGTGCGGCAACCAGCAGCTCGGGCTTCCTGAATGATAAAATTCATGCGGAGATGACATCAGTTTGACAAATTGAAAGCATCATCATACTTAATACCAGAATGAAGCATTCCTACTTAGTATATACTATGTGTCTGTGTGCATGCATGGGTGTATAAAATATGATATCATGAATGGCACGTTCCAAGAAAAGCCATGTGGCATGCTTGTTTTACAAAAAAAGTTTTGGGTATACAATATATATGGGGTATTtatcatataaaatatttcaggCACAACTGCATTTATTTTACATAGACAGTCTAAACAGCCTCTGTGGGGCTAACCATGTATCATACCTTAAGTTCTTGAATTCTTTTCAGGGTCCGATGCTCTGAAATAACAGTCTGAAGCAAATCCTCATGCTCTTCCTTGGAATGAAAGCGCATGAAGACATCATATCGCCGACAGATTGCCCTCTCTTCAGGCGATAAATCCTTCTCAAAATGATTTGGATATAGCAAATTTCTTTCCAGTATGAAATCCTTCCTACGCTTCCTCTCATCAAGCCTGCCAAGTTAACCATGATGCAGAGAGAGCGTGTCTTAACATATTTATATACTACTAAATACAGTAAGCTTATACCATATTATGAAAGCCTAAACATAATCTTCATATGGTGATAACTAGTGAATAGTTTCATCACAGATAAACAAGAATCAAGaaatcacacacacaaatgATCATCCTGTCGTCATCATaatttatgacaatattatttcaattcctattttcctctcttctttttttatttttattttttttaccattatgAGAAGTTGGTCTGAACTTAATGCTGTCTTGCAAGTTTCATAtggctaaataaataaatgtaccAGTAAGTGTGAAGTTATATGGAAatcaaattattttgataatttgatagttacaatgggggTGGAGGTATTTGAATCCTAAATGTCTTTGTTGGAGACACCAGGAAGTGCCAATTGCACTACTAGGATCAAATTATTGTCACCTAGTACCTCTTTGCATAGATACGCAGCACTCGCAACTTCAGCTCACGTTCATCCTCACTGTCTGTGTCCTTAAATTCCATCTCAGCCAATAACTGCTCAGCATCATTGTCATATTCAGGATCAAACTCCTGTCTTTTATGGTTATAACCACTCAACTCAACTAAAGAAGGTCCCTCGCTCCCTGAAGAGTGCGGTCTCTTCCCCCCAAAGCTCCTTTCTGCTTGATGATCTGCACACAATATAAAAAGAACATAATTTAATAACCAGCTATTTTATCATAACCATATTGATTATGAATGCACCACCAAGTTTTCAACCTTCTAGTACGTGAAAATAGAAGGTAACAGATGccaacaaacaacaaaatgcAAAAGTATAATTGATTGCACTCATTCAAGAAAGTCTTTCAGCTAGatcaacatcaaaataaaataggatgaaattcataattCCTCCTCTAGTTTGGGGgtggtttcaaattaaactctagattttaaaaagtttattagaacatgaattttttcaattgtttcattTAGCCTCCTTGGTAAGAGATTCTTTaacaaaaagtaacaaaaattcGTATTAATGGTAATTATAATCTATCAAGATACCAGAAATTAATCCATGTGAatcacatatataattttgccACCAAAATAGCAtacaaaataactttaaaaaatccTCAGAAATAAATGTAGTTACATGCGACCATTTTGTGAGGTTTTTTAGGGGGCAATAAAATTCCATATGATATTCATATTACAGGTCCTTTGGTGCCCAAATAAGCATGTGGCAACTTACTTGATTTTTCGTTCCTTTTAGTTAACATTGACTATTAGAGGGGgcaaattggaaaattttaaataatctatgtttttaattgaaacattttaaaatttaagagtttAACTTGAAACCACCCCCAAACTACAAGGGAATTATGTAATTGCActggagtgtgtgtgtgtgtgtgtgtgggcgCATgtgtataagagagagagagagagagagaggtggttAGTTGGCAAAATTATCCCCAATTTTAAGGAGGTTCACTCTCGGattaatagaaaatatatattaaccaaaaaggaaaacaagaacaagaaaaaagaaaaaaaaataataactaccAACAATCTGTAGATAATATATTTGTCTCACCTTCCATTTTAATGACACCAGGGCCATCCTTAACTTGGGTCATGTTAGATGCCTTCTTGTTAGCAGCTGTTGCAGCCGAACTTGAGCTACTAGAACGGACCCCAGATTCCACTTCTGAAGTATAAGAAAACAAAGCAAAGAATCAAATATCATGatgtaattgaattaattatttaataaatcatACGTAGCTAGTTAGAAATATTTGCCTCACCAGCATTTAAACTTGACAATAAGCGGCTAGAGGAACCACCTTTATGTGACTCTTCAACTCTgattaaattgataaaaaaaatttttaaaaaaaaacacacacacacacataagaaGTTATCTCAGCTAAATTGTACAATACAACCATGGTAGTGAATGATAGCCATACTTGACTCTTGAGGGAGAAAATGGAGATTCTTCCTTCAAATTAAGCTCCCCCATCAAAGGAAATCCTGTGATAGTCACCAGAAATTGCTCATCAACAAATGAATAGCATAGCCCCactaatcataaaaaataaatggaaatcATTCATTGACAACCATGTATTGCCTCCTAATTCAGTAGATGTTTACTTTAGCAGAAGATATATATTACGAAACTGGGACACCCCACCCTGcccacccccccaaaaaaaaaaaaacctaggtcAAGATAAACCTCTCATGTCTTTggttacaattttcttttatcacaAGGCACATTTCTATACCAAAGTGTGGCCTAGGGCTATAAACATTATTGGCCAGAGCATCAGCTACCCTATTAGCATCCAgaatatgaagataatatttctTGTGATGTGACTACTGCATAAATTACGATATATCACCATGTAAgcaagataaattttttatttaaaaaaaagaaggattaAAGAGTTATCATAACATCATTGCACACCTTTCTTGTCCTCACTATGTCCTTTAGCCATAGCAAGAAGCTCCTTTCTATTTTTTCCAACAACGTGAGACATGTCCTACAAAAAGAATATGTTCCACAACTTATTTGCTCTCTAAAAAGTTGCAATTCAGAAGATAATTGAGTCATTGATTTTGTTTAAGATGTCATACCGGAAGAGGGAAGTATGGGGAGTTCTTATATTTGTTGGTATAGTGATCTATACATTGTTCTTTACTCTTAGTCCCCACATGCTCAGCAACTTCTGCCCAGTTACCCAtgccatacatttcaataccctgaaataagaattttaataataCAAAAGCCAAAATAGACTCCACCAGGCCAGGTACCAAATatagtgatgaaaaaaataattaggatTGTAGGGATTAAAAACAAGATTGAAAGTACCTCTAGAAGCAGTATTTCATCATCTGCATTCCAATCAGGGCAAATAAGAGGGAAGGATAAATTGTCCTGTTGAAGTGAAAACACACGAGTATAAGCACAATTTATGGGTTTACATTCTTTTGTCCACACTCTCTATTATCAGCAGCAGCATATCATGCTGAAACAGGCACAAAGTTACATCCACATTATAAAGACATGAAAAGCAGCTTCTATAGATACATTAACACAATGAAAAACTCTACAAGTCTGTATGGTATCCACAGgagaaataatttattaaaagtatTACTAACCATAACCCTGTAAGGGTGATTGCTCTTATGCGGTTGCACCTCAGCTCCAACAGAAAAACACTCTATACATAGGTCAAAATCAGGGCAATTGAAACACTTGATACGGATCTTCCCTGTAATGTCTTTGTTGCAATAATTACAGTGGTATAAAGCCCTTTTCCCTTCACTTGTTCCTTGACCTGACTCaaagataaaagaagaaagaaaaacacacacacacacagagaaaaAGGAAGGGtcagggaaaaaagaaagaaagtaaaagcACATAGACAAAACAGTAGCACTAACAATGATGGCTTGGTTAGGAGAAAAAAAGCACCATCATTTTGCTATAGAAGCTTCTACAATATACATTTCTAACTGTCTATCAGAGGACTTTACAATGCCTAAATAGAGGCAACCCTGTATCTTTGCCATTTGAGCCAAGACACCCATGGTCTCCCAGAGTTACAGACAGTAAAGAAGAGTTCGAgtaaaaacaaagttaaataCACAAAGATTTAAGAATTATTGCAACAAAGAGATTACAAGGAACAAGTAGAGGGATAGGTTAAGGAACAAGTCAAGTGACCTGACCCAAAGATAAAAATAGAAAGTTGCTGTAATTTCTTTGCATACTAAACACTTGATGCAGATCTTCCCTGCAATATGCTTGTTGCAATAATTAACAAAggtaaaacttaggtacaattccTTAGGTGCTAGACATTAGGTTTCCCAGTTAGATTCAAACATGCAGTTGCATTACCAATGAAGCACGAACACTGTTTTCTTTTCCaagaacaattaaattcaatgtaactatgtgttttaatttaatttgtgaaCCTAAATGTATTACACCtaagataattttaaaaaaaagttggtggtttagttttaataaatttttactaaaataggGGCAATTTAATAATTTCCAGATTTTCTGGAATGGGCTGCCCTAAAGGCCCATGAGTCTTATTTTATGTGTTTAGAGTCATTTTCCTATTTGGTTCAAAATTTCTaagtaatttttgtttgttggaGCGTGTCCACTTCTGACACATGTCCACTTTTGACGCATGTAATCATAAACGAGTCTAGTGCATTGGAGGCACAAGACCCAAGTTTTGCCCTTGTTTGTTATTAGTAATCCTAGTGAGTCCTAGTAAAAGGATTTAACAATAGCCTACATAAAGGCTTTATTGTAGTCCACAAAATTAGAAGTGTGATTGATTTTACTAAAATTCCAACggtttattttaaatttgagctTTGAGAGTGTAATTGTCTTCTCCTACTTAAGTGTGATTGCCTAGTGTTATTTCATGTTCTATTCATTGTTTTAAAACCAAACAGCGATCAACATATTCAAGattcaatattttctttaccTAAAACCTTAAACATCAATCCTTATTTCAAGAACTCTTCAAGATCTCATCAAGATATCTAATTTAGTGCTGAATTCTTAAAGATCCTACATCAAAAATTGGTATCACAGCCATTAAGGGCTTCCATCAGGCATCAACCAATTAGCAACATCAGCCAGGActtaacataattaaaaaaaaaaaatggaaaacacCTGTGCCCAGGCAGAACCTTGATCAAATGaccaaataacaaatataaaattatgtcaTGTAAAAGTACCTGCAGCTGCAGATTCTGAATTTTCACCACTGTTAGCATTCTTTTTTCTCCTTGATCTGCATAGAAATTTTTGGTATTTAGAAATAAAACTTATAGTAATGTGCCAACTATAAATCAATAACACAACTAATATGATGCATCTCATATAAACCTACAAAACTTCGGCAAAATCCTAGTTACCAATTCAAGATTCAAATAAATACTACAGACAAGAGGGCACTTCAAGTCCAAAAGAAGAATAAAACCAGAAAGTTAATAAGACTACTTTGTTTGCAGAAAACTCAAAAACATTGATAAGTAATTATGTCAAAATGCTTGAGAAGTATTAATAAACACAATGTGTTCCTTCCTATAGTTCATTTTGTTGTTCTAGAAACACGTGGAAAGATTGTCAAATTAAGTACAATATAACACTGACACAAGCTCTAACTTCTTCACTATAAAGATCACTAATAAAAACACCTGTCCATAGAATCTTCAGCCATAATGTTCAGTAGAGGATAGCACCGAATGCAGTACCAAATTGAGAGAATGAGTTTCGGACTTGAAATGGTGGGCAATGCTAAGTTTCTTAGAGTAAGCCAGGGGTGTTTCAACTCTTCAAGAGACAAAATCTTGGAAAATACCTCTCGTGCtttctttttgataatcaaaactGACCACAACATGCACTACCTTGTCAATTTATAGTTACACAAGAATGCATGCCATTGGCTAACTGCAATGCTATAGGCTCATAGCATTTGATTGGCTCTTTTATAACTAACTAGGCTTTGAAATAACTAACTAGTCCCCTAGCTTATCATCTTAGCCAAATTGCTACAGAAACTGAAGAACAGTACACAAGTAGCTACTAAGATGAACagcaacccaaaaataaaaacaagcaaacggatctttttttttttcctccttcaGGATAAGTAGTAGTACAACCCCATTTTGCATTTAGTCCATTATTTTCACTTTCACAATACTACACATTGCTGATCACATATAGCACTTCACAATTTTATTATAGTCTGCAACTATCAGAAAATGAAACAGAAAGAACTAAGAACACAGAATGTAtatcccacaaaaaaaaaaaatttcacagaaaagaaagaaaacccacATACCATTCAAGCACAAATGTGaattaaacttcaaaaaaacaaagaaaatcattcaaattttcaaacctTTGGGTTGGGTCCTCATCAGGAGAGTGGAAATTCCCACGAGACCGACCCATTGAATCCTGAAGAAGCTGAGAGAGTTCACGAACCCCTTTGcaatatatactatatataaactACGTTTCTTAATTAAAAGGCACAATAAAAAGACTGAGAAGAAAGAAGACTGGTATTTTTAGGAGGGGGGgcaagtaaaaagtaaaaaaaccctaacttttCACAGGGATTGTGAATTGGATTTTGATAATTTCCCAAATAAGCATTAATGGGTTAATCTCAAAATCACATCTTTCTGAGATTTTTGGATGGTTTTTGAACATTAAACAAGGTTGGTGTAGATTTGGATTTTCTCAACCACTTGCGGCTCTGTCTTCCTGTTTTGTTAGTTACTACCTAAAAAGAGGCTGTAAAACTGTTATTAGTTATGTAGTAAGGTAAAGTTAAAGGTCAACGTTAAGCTGAGTTTGGCTGTttgactgttttttttttttttttaatgtatgaacAAAAATGTGTGTGAGTCTGTGACCGTGTGTTTGTTTGGTAAAAAAGGGTAAGTGGAAGCCAATAACACtttaaaattataagaaaagagTTTGATGAGTTTGTTTGGGCATGGGCATGGGCATGGGCATGGGCTGAATTATCGTAAAGAGAAAATCAGACACAAAccatttgacaaaaaaaaattttgaccttTTGCTAATGTTAAAGATTGTTAATGgtaaatataaatttgatattaatTACAGGTTTAAATAAGAACCAATAAAATTTTTGctaatatatgaaaaatgttgtcaaaTTGATTGCGTAACTCTACCATAATTGATAGATTCTTTATTTAATTGTAATGAATGGGAAATGGTAGCCTCTTTGTTTTGGGTAATTAAGGTTGGAAGTGAGTTGGGCATTTGGGCTAAGGtatcattataatttataaatgggATTACATGATAGAGTTTTGATCACCCACATAAGAGTAAATAAATGTTGAATTCTTTatgaaataacaatttttttttgtaagtacaATAATATTTAAGCTTATAGTATCCATTTCACGATAATTGTTCTCTATTATCAGATTAAGACACCAAATGACTTTTTGTGTAGACGGGCATTGAAccccaaatattttattcaataacaatagattttacaaaaataaattaattggaACCTATCTTTACTTGCTATActcacctaaaaataataattttattaacatAACCATTTCGCTATAATAAGCTTGAAGATTAAAGATGGAACGCGCAACTAAACTTATGCTAATAATTTgaagaaaagtgagaaaaatgatattactattcattatgcataaaaaattattttttcaatattattcTTACAAGATGAGGATGTATGGGAAGAGtgaataacatttttttttttataaacagtaatacttattagaacacacacaaaaatagtaataatagtattttaaacctaTTTATAATACTTACATAACCAGAGTTCTAAACAGCGGATTAAAGTAATTGCCCACCATTAGTGAATTGTGATCTTGGGCGAAGTTATGCAACTCATAATTAACTTTTTAAGGTGGTTAGGAAAGTCAAAAAATATCGGCACTTCTTGAATGAATCTTCATTCAAGCCTATCATAAGctttttcaaatcaattttaagATCATAGAcctagttttagtttttttttttttttttctttgataatctAGTTCTAGTTTTTTCAGTGTGAAACCGATGCACCATTTCTCGAGCAATAATGAGGTCATCAACAACACTACTCGACATGATGGCTAACTGTAAGGGAGATACAATATGAATTAAAGATGGGCCTCCCATGATTGACATTAATTTTTGCAATAAGCTTGTATGTGGTATTTCAGAGCCCTATAGGTGGATACTAATTGAGAGACTTGGGACCCATGCATTTGGGGATCAGAGTATGAGAGAGTGGTTCACATAATATGGGAAAAGAGCTTGAGAAAATGTTTGTTGGATTCcatcttatttttaaatgacAACTATTAAAACAATCTTGGTACAAAGAATTTCTcttccttctttattttttttggtccttCATTGGTGCAAGGAAAAATATTGAACCCTAGAGTTTAGTGTAAATCAAACATAGCACATAATCATGGCCATGTTAGGATGATCATGCCTCGCTCAGATTGGACCAACTT
The sequence above is drawn from the Castanea sativa cultivar Marrone di Chiusa Pesio chromosome 5, ASM4071231v1 genome and encodes:
- the LOC142633583 gene encoding transcriptional adapter ADA2b, which gives rise to MGRSRGNFHSPDEDPTQRSRRKKNANSGENSESAAAGQGTSEGKRALYHCNYCNKDITGKIRIKCFNCPDFDLCIECFSVGAEVQPHKSNHPYRVMDNLSFPLICPDWNADDEILLLEGIEMYGMGNWAEVAEHVGTKSKEQCIDHYTNKYKNSPYFPLPDMSHVVGKNRKELLAMAKGHSEDKKGFPLMGELNLKEESPFSPSRVKVEESHKGGSSSRLLSSLNAEVESGVRSSSSSSAATAANKKASNMTQVKDGPGVIKMEDHQAERSFGGKRPHSSGSEGPSLVELSGYNHKRQEFDPEYDNDAEQLLAEMEFKDTDSEDERELKLRVLRIYAKRLDERKRRKDFILERNLLYPNHFEKDLSPEERAICRRYDVFMRFHSKEEHEDLLQTVISEHRTLKRIQELKEARAAGCRTAAEADRYLEQKRKREAEESARRAKESAQVGPSSQAGPNPFMASDSGGKESNSRPAVQATSSSMNDLEITGLHGADLLSESEKRLCSEIRLPPALYLNMQEVMSIEIINGNVSKKADAHRLFKLETSKIDRVYDMLVKKGIAQP